The following proteins come from a genomic window of Paramisgurnus dabryanus chromosome 19, PD_genome_1.1, whole genome shotgun sequence:
- the utp18 gene encoding U3 small nucleolar RNA-associated protein 18 homolog isoform X2: MMDSTVPFVRQKQNAKRRLSKADAAAHVTEERRKQKKHAALCATLGEEDASVRLLEELVFGADEQELTERLAEGNNTLLKDDTGSVSSEDDEVYPQHLAKKKAVWEDDDDDVEEDVDMTHRFRVDYNKSEAQTKMTKQRLQQHLKEQFQKAMGGTPNWAEMTTRTGKKKDEESDDSEELMQRTGNFVGSSESLPKGIIKIKKCLNANNERPGDDRLTTVQFHSSAQIVMTAGLDCSISLFQVDGKSNPKIQSIHLENFQVNKASFTADGEHIVATGLRNKLFYMYDMMEGKIIPVSTVRGLNEQRVKDFEVSPDGKYLLLSGSSGYLHLMTMKTREVIQSMKMNGDVCSAGFTGDSSKIFSNSVDGDVFIWDVRSSKCLKRFTDDGCVKATSLALSGDDVYLACGSQSGVVNIYSQKDCLHNIEPKPLKAVMNLVTPATSLCFNNTSEILAIGSRAEDDANRLVHIPSFTVFSNFPQMRKKTIFQTRCLDFSPRSGFYTVANNKGHALLFRLLHYKNF, translated from the exons ATGATGGACTCGACTGTGCCTTTCGTTAGACAAAAGCAGAACGCAAAGCGGCGTTTAAGTAAAGCGGATGCGGCCGCACATGTCACAGAGGAGCGCCGTAAACAGAAAAAGCACGCGGCGCTGTGCGCGACCCTTGGCGAGGAGGATGCGTCTGTCAGGCTGCTGGAGGAGCTCGTGTTCGGCGCGGACGAGCAGGAGCTCACGGAGCGACTCGCAGAG GGAAACAACACTTTACTAAAAGATGATACCGGCAGCGTTTCTTCAGAGGATGATGAGGTGTATCCACAACATCTTGCAAAGAAAAAAGCTGTATGGGAAGATGACGATGATGATGTGGAAGAAGA TGTGGATATGACACATCGATTTCGTGTGGACTATAACAAGAGTGAAGCACAAACTAAAATGACCAAACAGAGGCTACAGCaacacttaaaggaaca GTTTCAGAAAGCAATGGGTGGAACACCGAACTGGGCAGAGATGACGACAAGGACGGGAAAGAAAAAGG ACGAGGAATCTGATGACAGTGAAGAACTGATGCAGCGCACCGGTAACTTTGTTGGCTCATCTGAAAGTCTTCCTAAAGGAATTATTAAG ATTAAAAAGtgcttaaatgcaaataatgaaCGTCCAGGCGATGACCGGCTTACCACAGTACAGTTTCACTCCTCAGCTCAGATTGTGATGACAGCTGGTCTGGATTGCTCGATTTCACTTTTTCAG GTTGATGGAAAGTCGAACCCCAAGATCCAGAGCATTCATCTGGAGAATTTTCAAGTGAATAAGGCTTCCTTCACCGCTGATGGGGAACATATTGTGGCCACTGGACTGAGAAACAAACTCTTCTACATGTATGATATGATGGAAGGCAAAATTATCCCAGTGTCTACTGTTAGAG GACTAAATGAACAGAGGGTGAAAGACTTTGAGGTCTCTCCAGATGGAAAGTATCTTCTCCTCTCTGGATCTTCAGGATATCTTCATCTCATGACCATGAAG ACTAGAGAGGTGATTCAGAGCATGAAGATGAATGGAGATGTGTGTTCAGCAGGTTTCACTGGAGACAGCAGTAAGATCTTCAGTAATTCTG TGGACGGTGATGTGTTTATCTGGGATGTGAGGAGcagtaaatgtttaaaaaggTTTACAGATGATGGCTGTGTAAAGGCGACGTCACTGGCACTGTCAGGAGATGACGTGTATTTGGCCTGTGG CTCCCAGTCTGGTGTGGTGAACATCTATTCACAAAAGGATTGCCTGCACAATATTGAGCCCAAACCTCTGAAGGCCGTCATGAACCTGGTGACACCTGCCACCTCCCTGTGCTTCAATAACACCTCAGAGATTCTGGCCATCGGATCACGAGCAGAGGACGATGCCAACCGATTG GTGCACATTCCCAGTTTCACAGTGTTCTCCAACTTTCCACAAATGAGAAAAAAGACAATATTCCAAACCCGCTGTCTGGATTTCTCTCCGAGGAGCGGCTTCTACACTGTGGCCAATAATAAAGGCCATGCACTTCTGTTCAG acTTCTGCattataaaaacttttaa
- the utp18 gene encoding U3 small nucleolar RNA-associated protein 18 homolog isoform X1: MMDSTVPFVRQKQNAKRRLSKADAAAHVTEERRKQKKHAALCATLGEEDASVRLLEELVFGADEQELTERLAEGNNTLLKDDTGSVSSEDDEVYPQHLAKKKAVWEDDDDDVEEDVDMTHRFRVDYNKSEAQTKMTKQRLQQHLKEQFQKAMGGTPNWAEMTTRTGKKKADEESDDSEELMQRTGNFVGSSESLPKGIIKIKKCLNANNERPGDDRLTTVQFHSSAQIVMTAGLDCSISLFQVDGKSNPKIQSIHLENFQVNKASFTADGEHIVATGLRNKLFYMYDMMEGKIIPVSTVRGLNEQRVKDFEVSPDGKYLLLSGSSGYLHLMTMKTREVIQSMKMNGDVCSAGFTGDSSKIFSNSVDGDVFIWDVRSSKCLKRFTDDGCVKATSLALSGDDVYLACGSQSGVVNIYSQKDCLHNIEPKPLKAVMNLVTPATSLCFNNTSEILAIGSRAEDDANRLVHIPSFTVFSNFPQMRKKTIFQTRCLDFSPRSGFYTVANNKGHALLFRLLHYKNF; this comes from the exons ATGATGGACTCGACTGTGCCTTTCGTTAGACAAAAGCAGAACGCAAAGCGGCGTTTAAGTAAAGCGGATGCGGCCGCACATGTCACAGAGGAGCGCCGTAAACAGAAAAAGCACGCGGCGCTGTGCGCGACCCTTGGCGAGGAGGATGCGTCTGTCAGGCTGCTGGAGGAGCTCGTGTTCGGCGCGGACGAGCAGGAGCTCACGGAGCGACTCGCAGAG GGAAACAACACTTTACTAAAAGATGATACCGGCAGCGTTTCTTCAGAGGATGATGAGGTGTATCCACAACATCTTGCAAAGAAAAAAGCTGTATGGGAAGATGACGATGATGATGTGGAAGAAGA TGTGGATATGACACATCGATTTCGTGTGGACTATAACAAGAGTGAAGCACAAACTAAAATGACCAAACAGAGGCTACAGCaacacttaaaggaaca GTTTCAGAAAGCAATGGGTGGAACACCGAACTGGGCAGAGATGACGACAAGGACGGGAAAGAAAAAGG CAGACGAGGAATCTGATGACAGTGAAGAACTGATGCAGCGCACCGGTAACTTTGTTGGCTCATCTGAAAGTCTTCCTAAAGGAATTATTAAG ATTAAAAAGtgcttaaatgcaaataatgaaCGTCCAGGCGATGACCGGCTTACCACAGTACAGTTTCACTCCTCAGCTCAGATTGTGATGACAGCTGGTCTGGATTGCTCGATTTCACTTTTTCAG GTTGATGGAAAGTCGAACCCCAAGATCCAGAGCATTCATCTGGAGAATTTTCAAGTGAATAAGGCTTCCTTCACCGCTGATGGGGAACATATTGTGGCCACTGGACTGAGAAACAAACTCTTCTACATGTATGATATGATGGAAGGCAAAATTATCCCAGTGTCTACTGTTAGAG GACTAAATGAACAGAGGGTGAAAGACTTTGAGGTCTCTCCAGATGGAAAGTATCTTCTCCTCTCTGGATCTTCAGGATATCTTCATCTCATGACCATGAAG ACTAGAGAGGTGATTCAGAGCATGAAGATGAATGGAGATGTGTGTTCAGCAGGTTTCACTGGAGACAGCAGTAAGATCTTCAGTAATTCTG TGGACGGTGATGTGTTTATCTGGGATGTGAGGAGcagtaaatgtttaaaaaggTTTACAGATGATGGCTGTGTAAAGGCGACGTCACTGGCACTGTCAGGAGATGACGTGTATTTGGCCTGTGG CTCCCAGTCTGGTGTGGTGAACATCTATTCACAAAAGGATTGCCTGCACAATATTGAGCCCAAACCTCTGAAGGCCGTCATGAACCTGGTGACACCTGCCACCTCCCTGTGCTTCAATAACACCTCAGAGATTCTGGCCATCGGATCACGAGCAGAGGACGATGCCAACCGATTG GTGCACATTCCCAGTTTCACAGTGTTCTCCAACTTTCCACAAATGAGAAAAAAGACAATATTCCAAACCCGCTGTCTGGATTTCTCTCCGAGGAGCGGCTTCTACACTGTGGCCAATAATAAAGGCCATGCACTTCTGTTCAG acTTCTGCattataaaaacttttaa